The genomic region ACGTTGATCTTGGCCATGTCAGGCCGGAAGTCGGTTTCCGAGAACGCGGTCACGCAATCGATCGTCGCCTTGACCGACGCCTGAAGGGCGATCTGAAGCGTCTGCTTGAATATGCCTTGCGACACCTTCATTCCGTGGTTCGTGCCGTAGAAGAGCGGGCTAAAGTCATCCAGGAACTGCGGGCGGTCCTTGATCAGGCCGGCCTTGATGCCGTCGAACACCGACTTGTCGACGCCGTCGTGGTCCGCGGTCTTGACGAACAGCGGGGTCACGGCGCTGAGCAGGACAAATTTCGACACCCGCGACGTTCCATGGCGCGCCACGTAGCGGGCGATGTCTCCGCCTCCCATGGAGAATCCAACGAGCGTCACATCCTTCAGGTCGAGATGATTGACGAGGTCGGCGATGTCGTCGGCGAAGGTGTCGTAGTCATAGCCGGTCCAGGGCTGGCTCGACCGGCCGAAGCCCCTGCGGTCGAACGCCACGGTTCGGTAACCGTGCTCGGCGAAGAAAGGCATCTGCGCGTCCCACATGTCCGCGCTGAGCGGCCAGCCATGGCTGAACAGGATCGGCTTTCCGCTTCCCCAATCCTTGTAATAAAGCTCGGTACCGTCCCGCAATCTGAGAAGAGGCATCGTTCGATCCTGTGACGTTATGAGGACCGCGACGTCATTTGGCACGATCGCCCGGCCCTCCTGCGCGCAAGGTCGCGGACGGAGCGCGGATTGGCTTGGATGATCTGCGCGCCCTTTGGACATGCTGGCGGTCTCAGGCCAAGGCCGCCGACGGGCGGTCGGCAATCTGTCGCAGCTGGACGAGTCATCGGGCCGGAGTCCAAGCCGCGACGAAATCGTCCAAGCGTTGGCCGGCGTTCGGGGGGCACGATGCAGCCGCTTGCACCGTCCCTTTCGCTCGATCGCCGATGCCGATCGCAGGAGAACTTCTCGATGTCGAAACTCGATATGCTCACCCCCGACAACAGCGCGATCGCTCTGATCGACTATCAGCCGGCGATGTTCCAGGGTGTTCAATCGCACGACCGCTTGGTCACGGTTAACAACGTTCAGATCCTCGCAAAGGCCGCCAAACTTTTCAAAATCCCGACCGTACTGACGACGGTGGCCAGGGATTCGTTCTCGGGCCCCTTCATGCCGGAGGTCACCTCGCTGTTTCCGAAACATGACGTGATCGACCGCACGTCGATGAACTCCTGGCTCGACGCAAACTTCCGCAAGGCGGTGGCTGCCACCGGTCGCAAGAAATTCGTGCTGGCCGGCCTCTGGACCGAGGCGTGCGTGATCTTTCCGACGCTGGACATGCTGAAGGAGGGTTACGAGATCTACATTGCCGCCGATGCTTGCGGCGACCTCTCGCTCGAAGCCCACAACCGCGCAATGGAGCGCGCCATCCAGGCAGGAGCGGTTCCGATCACTTCTTCGCAGTATGCCTACGAGCTTCAGCAGGACTGGGCGCGCAGCGAGACCTACGAGGGAATGATGGACATTCAGCGCGCGCATTCACCCTACGGAATCCAGATCCGCTTTTCGAAGTGGGCGCTGGGAGAGCACGCCTCCGAAGGCGGCGCGAAAGCCGGCTAGACCTCCTCAAATAGCGGATAGCCGAGATGAAAATCTATGCGTTGTCGCTCGGCGCCGGCCTATTGGTCGGCGTCATCTACAGCCTGCTCAATGTGCGTTCGCCGGCGCCCCCGCTGGTTGCCCTGGTCGGGCTTCTCGGCATTCTCGCCGGCGAGCAGATCGTTCCCGTTGCTCGCCAGTTGCTGGCCGGGCAGGGGCTTGCATCCGCGTGGCAGCAGGCAAAGTGCGCTCCGCACATGTTCGGGATGCTGCCCGGACGTCAAAGCGACCAATCACGAAACGCCGCTGCGTTGGAAGAAGGCCTGGAGAAACACTCATGAGCATGGCACCGGACGTCATCCTGCATCGCGGTCTGTTCACGACGCTCGATCGATCGAATCCGACCGCTTCGGCTGTCGCTATCGCCGACGGCAGGTTCGTGGCCGTCGGACACGACCATGAGGTGATGAAGCTCGCCGGGCCTGCCACGAAAGTCGTCGATCTCAAGGGACATCGCGTGCTTCCCGGCTTGATCGACAACCACCTTCACATCATCCGCGGCGGCCTGAATTTCAACATGGAGCTCCGGTGGGACGGGGTGCGCTCGCTGGCCGACGCGATGGACATGTTGAAGCGGCAGGTTGCGGTCACCCCGCCGCCACAGTGGGTGAGGGTGGTCGGCGGGTTTACCGAACATCAGTTCGCGGAGAAGCGGCTTCCGACGATCGACGAACTCAACGCCATCGCGCCCGACACGCCGGTCTTCCTGCTGCATCTCTACGACCGTGCCATCCTGAACGGTGCGGCGCTGCGTGCCGTTGGCTATGCGAAGGATACGCCTGAGCCGCCGGGCGGCGAGATCCTGCGCGATGCGAAGGGTAACCCGACGGGTTTGTTGCTGGCCAAGCCCAATGCCAACATCCTGTACGCGACGCTCGCCAAAGGACCCAAGCTGCCATTCGACTATCAGGTCAACTCGACTCGTCACTTCATGCGGGAATTGAACCGGTTGGGCGTGACCGGGGCGATCGATGCTGGTGGCGGATTCCAGAATTACCCAGAGGACTACGCGGTCATCCAGAAGCTTAGCGACGAGGGTCTTCTGACGATCCGGCTCGCGTACAATCTCTTCACCCAGAAGCCGAAAGGCGAGAAGGAGGACTTCCTCAACTGGACGAAGACCTCCAAGTACAAGCAGGGCGACGACTATTTTCGCCACAATGGTGCCGGCGAGATGCTGGTGTTCTCCGCAGCCGACTTCGAGGATTTCCGCGTCGCGCGTCCGGACATGCCTCCGGAGATGGAAGGCGAGCTCGAGGAGGTCGTTCGCGTCCTTGTCCAGAACAAGTGGCCGTGGCGGCTCCATGCGACCTACGATGAGACGATCTCGCGGGCGCTCGACGTGTTCGAGCGGGTCGACCAGGACATGCCCCTGGACGGCCTTCACTGGTTCTTCGACCATGCCGAGACGATTTCCGACCAATCGATCGACCGCATCGCGGCGCTCGGTGGCGGCATCGCCGTACAGCATCGCATGGCCTACCAGGGCGAATACTTCGTCGAACGATACGGGGCGGGCGCAGCCGAGGCGACGCCGCCGGTCAAGAAGATCATCGACAAGGGCGTCAAGATATCGGCCGGCACCGACGCGACTCGCGTAGCTTCCTACAACCCGTGGGTCTCGCTATCCTGGCTTGTCACGGGCCGCACCGTGGGCGGACTGCGGATCACACCGCAGCGCAATTGCCTGGATCGCGAGACGGCGCTGCGCATGTGGACCGAGAACGTGACGTGGTTCTCGAACGAGGAGGGCAACAAGGGCCGGATCCAGGTGGGCCAGCTGGCCGATCTTATCGTGCCAGATCGCGATTACTTTTCCTGCAGCGAGGCCGAGATCGCGGATACGACGTCTCTGCTGACCATGGTCGGCGGGAGGATCGTGTTCGGAGCAGGCGACTTCTCCAGGCTAGAGGCGGTCACGCCGCCGCCGGCGATGCCGGACTGGTCGCCCGTTCGCCGCTTCGGCGGCTATGCGGCTTGGGCGGACGAGAAGGAGAAGACGAAGCAAGGCGACCTCGCGATGAAGGCCATGCAGATGTGCGGCTGCGCAAACTCCTGCGGAGTGCATGGACACGATCACGCCGCGGCGTGGTCCAGCCGGTTGCCCGTCTCCGATTTGAGGAGTTTCTGGGGCGCGCTCGGCTGTGCCTGCTGGGCGGTCTGACATGGCGTCCGGGGGCTCGCCGAACTTGATCTCCACGATCCTTCGTTGGCCACTCCTGTGGCATGCGGCCAGGCTCGCCCTGGTGTCGGCCTACTTGCTTGGCGGCTTGACCAAACTGCTCGACTTCGCGAGTGCCGCGGCCGAGCAGGAACATTTCGGTCTGCATCCGGGGTGGCTGTGGGCCGCGACTGCCATTGTGGTGGAACTCGGTGGTTCTCTGCTCGTCGTCATCAACCGCTTCGTGTGGCTCGGTGCCGGCGGGCTCGGCGTGCTGACGTTCGTTGCGATGATCACCGCCAACGCGTTCTGGACAATGGTTGGCCATGAGAGATTCATGGCCGCGAATGCCTTCTTCGAACATCTCGGGTTGATCTCGGGCCTCATCATCGTATCGATCGTTGCCGACCGGGCTTCTTCCGGCTCGAGCCGAGCTGCGCGATCTCAGGCCTTTCAAGGAGTATCGGAATGAAATCAACAAGGATCCTCGCTCTTTTGGCGTTTTCCGCGGCTATCGCGACGGCTGCGCCGGTCACCGGAAAGGAAGTGACGAAGTCCAAGGAGACGGTGGTTGCCGTCGCCCCTCAATACGATACGACCCACGTCTATGTAGCGCCCGAGGACGTGGACAAGTTCGTGACCAGCTTCCTGGCGACCTTCGGCGGCAAGAGCACCAAGCAGGTGGTGGCGACCGTCACGCCTACGCCAAGCAGCACGACGTCGCAACTGCTTCAAACACCTGTTGGCACGGTATCCCTGTTCGGCTTCAAGACACCGATCCCGTATCCATTCGGCGCGGAGCGGAACGGCTACCTCGTCAACGACATGGACGAGGCAATCAAGGCGGCCCGCGCGGCGGGCGCCGACGTGATCGTTTCCACTTTCCCCGATCCCATCGGGCGGGATGCCGTGATTCAGTGGCCTGGCGGCGTCAATCTCCAGATCTACTGGCACACGACGAAACCCGCCTATGCCGCGTTCGAGCGGATTCCGGAGAACCGCGTCTACGTCTCACCCGACCGGGTGGCCGCGTTCACCAAGAGCTTCGTTGCATTTTCCCGTGGCAAGATCATCTCCGACGACGCGAGAGCGCCGGGCGCCGAGATCGGTAGGTCGGACGCTACCTACAGGCGCATCCGAATCGAGTCCGGGTTCGGAAAGATGGTCGTACTGGTCACGGACGGTCATCTGCCCTATCCCTACGGACGGGAGACGACGGGCTACGAAGTGGCAGACCTCGCAGCCACTCTCGCCAAGGCCAAGGAGGCCGGGGCGACGGTGCTCGTCGAACCTTATATGTCGGACGGCCGTTCCATCGCGTTCGTCATGTTTCCGGGCGGCTACGTCGCCGAAATCCACTCGCTCGCGCCGAAGAGTGCCGCCCGAGCCGGTGGTAAATAAGGGCGACGACGGTCGATGTCGGATCTGGCTGGTCTGTGGAGTTTTGGGATCGTCCTCGCGCTTGCCACGCTAGGCGCCGGTATCGACCACGCGCTGGCGGACGATGGGGACACCACGCTCCCCAAACGGCCCGCGATTCAGGCGAACCGCTGGGCGGAGGATTGGTCGGTTCTCGCCGATCCCAGGCTCCGTACGGAGCCGTTCGACGGCCTCAAATACATTCCGCTTTGGGCCACC from Bradyrhizobium elkanii USDA 76 harbors:
- a CDS encoding alpha/beta fold hydrolase; translated protein: MPLLRLRDGTELYYKDWGSGKPILFSHGWPLSADMWDAQMPFFAEHGYRTVAFDRRGFGRSSQPWTGYDYDTFADDIADLVNHLDLKDVTLVGFSMGGGDIARYVARHGTSRVSKFVLLSAVTPLFVKTADHDGVDKSVFDGIKAGLIKDRPQFLDDFSPLFYGTNHGMKVSQGIFKQTLQIALQASVKATIDCVTAFSETDFRPDMAKINVPTLVIHGEDDQVVPLPYTGKLAAEMIQGAKLKTYPGAPHATATTHADQVNADLLAFLKA
- a CDS encoding hydrolase is translated as MSKLDMLTPDNSAIALIDYQPAMFQGVQSHDRLVTVNNVQILAKAAKLFKIPTVLTTVARDSFSGPFMPEVTSLFPKHDVIDRTSMNSWLDANFRKAVAATGRKKFVLAGLWTEACVIFPTLDMLKEGYEIYIAADACGDLSLEAHNRAMERAIQAGAVPITSSQYAYELQQDWARSETYEGMMDIQRAHSPYGIQIRFSKWALGEHASEGGAKAG
- a CDS encoding XapX domain-containing protein, translating into MKIYALSLGAGLLVGVIYSLLNVRSPAPPLVALVGLLGILAGEQIVPVARQLLAGQGLASAWQQAKCAPHMFGMLPGRQSDQSRNAAALEEGLEKHS
- a CDS encoding amidohydrolase, which translates into the protein MSMAPDVILHRGLFTTLDRSNPTASAVAIADGRFVAVGHDHEVMKLAGPATKVVDLKGHRVLPGLIDNHLHIIRGGLNFNMELRWDGVRSLADAMDMLKRQVAVTPPPQWVRVVGGFTEHQFAEKRLPTIDELNAIAPDTPVFLLHLYDRAILNGAALRAVGYAKDTPEPPGGEILRDAKGNPTGLLLAKPNANILYATLAKGPKLPFDYQVNSTRHFMRELNRLGVTGAIDAGGGFQNYPEDYAVIQKLSDEGLLTIRLAYNLFTQKPKGEKEDFLNWTKTSKYKQGDDYFRHNGAGEMLVFSAADFEDFRVARPDMPPEMEGELEEVVRVLVQNKWPWRLHATYDETISRALDVFERVDQDMPLDGLHWFFDHAETISDQSIDRIAALGGGIAVQHRMAYQGEYFVERYGAGAAEATPPVKKIIDKGVKISAGTDATRVASYNPWVSLSWLVTGRTVGGLRITPQRNCLDRETALRMWTENVTWFSNEEGNKGRIQVGQLADLIVPDRDYFSCSEAEIADTTSLLTMVGGRIVFGAGDFSRLEAVTPPPAMPDWSPVRRFGGYAAWADEKEKTKQGDLAMKAMQMCGCANSCGVHGHDHAAAWSSRLPVSDLRSFWGALGCACWAV
- a CDS encoding DoxX family protein, whose product is MASGGSPNLISTILRWPLLWHAARLALVSAYLLGGLTKLLDFASAAAEQEHFGLHPGWLWAATAIVVELGGSLLVVINRFVWLGAGGLGVLTFVAMITANAFWTMVGHERFMAANAFFEHLGLISGLIIVSIVADRASSGSSRAARSQAFQGVSE
- a CDS encoding glyoxalase; translation: MKSTRILALLAFSAAIATAAPVTGKEVTKSKETVVAVAPQYDTTHVYVAPEDVDKFVTSFLATFGGKSTKQVVATVTPTPSSTTSQLLQTPVGTVSLFGFKTPIPYPFGAERNGYLVNDMDEAIKAARAAGADVIVSTFPDPIGRDAVIQWPGGVNLQIYWHTTKPAYAAFERIPENRVYVSPDRVAAFTKSFVAFSRGKIISDDARAPGAEIGRSDATYRRIRIESGFGKMVVLVTDGHLPYPYGRETTGYEVADLAATLAKAKEAGATVLVEPYMSDGRSIAFVMFPGGYVAEIHSLAPKSAARAGGK